The sequence GGTCAGATCTTCTCGGGTGGCGGCATCGTCACCAGCCCGGCCCGGCGCTCGCCGTCCAGGACCCGCAGCGCCCGGGTCAGCGTCGCGCAGTGCAGGTCGGTCTCGCCCCGGTGGTGCATCAGCGTCAGGGCGTCCCGCAGCCGGGTGGCCTTGCCGACCAGCGCCTGGGCGGCGCGCAGGCCGCTGTAGGTGCCGCCGCAGCGGGCCGGGTTGATCCGGCCCAGCAGGTCGATCACCTCCAGGTAGCTGTCGATGAGTTCACCCTCCGCGCGGGTCAGTGCGGGCAGCGGCGGCGGTTCGGGCGGCAGCATCGGGCTCACCGCGCCACGGGCCGGGACGCCGACAGCTTGCGGTTACGGGTGATCTGGTCGATCAGGCCGTACTCCTGGGCGGCGGGGGCATCGAAGATCTTGTCGCGCTCGATATCGGTGGCGATCCGCTCGCGGGTCTGCCCGGTGTGCTTCGCCAGCATCTCTTCCAGTACGTCGCGGGTGCGCAGCATCTCCAGCGCCTGGATCTGCAGGTCGCTGGCCTGCCCCTCGACGGGTTCGCTGAACGACGGCTGATGGATCAGGACCCGGGCGCCGGGCAGCGCGAGCCGCTTTCCGGGGGTGCCGGCGGCCAGCAGCACCGCGGCGGAGGAGGCGGCCTGCCCCAGGCAGACGGTCTCCACGTCGCACGACACGAAGTGCATCGTGTCGTAGATGGCGGTCATCGCGGTGAAGGAGCCGCCGGGGGAGTTGATGTAGAGCGAGATGTCCTGGTCGGGCGCGGCGTGTTCGAGGTGGATGAACTGTGCCATCACATCGTTGGCGGAGGTGTCGTCGATCGGGGTGCCCAGAAAGATGATGCGCTCGCCGAGCAGCTTGGAATACGGGTCCATGGTGCGCGTGCCCTGCGCGGTGCGCTCGGTGAACTCCGGAAGGACATAGCGGGCCGTCGGTTGCAGCATGTCTGCTCCTCTCCTCGTGAAAAATGTACAGGATGTACATTCAGTTGGAATGAGACTCGATTCTAGTGATCAAGTCAACTGTCCAGGTCAGAGGCCGTTTTGACTCCTCGTCGAGGGCGTATGTCTCACAAATCTTTTGCGCAGTCGTAACTGAATAGGCGCCCCTCGGGGTGGGGTGATTTGATCTTGCTGTCCGTTATGGTGATGCTTGTGGATCATGTCGCCTGCTGGCCCGCTGCCCACGTATGAGGAGCTCGCCGCACTGGTGGTCGAGCTGCGGGCCGAGTTGACGGCGACCCGCGCGGAGTTGGTGGTGGCGCGTTCCGAGGTGGCGGCAGCGAAGGCCCGGATCGCGGATCTGGAAGCCGGCTGGGCGCGAATTCGAAGAATTCCTCGAAGCCGCCGTCGTCGGACGGGTTGGCCAAGCGGGCGGCTGCGCGTCCACCTGGCTATGACGGTGCGCGAGCTCTTGGTCCGTGCCAACGCGACCGCTACGCACGACCGCACCGAGGCAGTGGCAGACCTGCGGGTGGCCGCCGGCGCATTGGGCTGAAGCAGTCCGCACGAAATGACGCAGAGGGAGACGTTTCGTCGCATGCTGCTGGGCATCTCACTGCCGAAGTGGTCGGCTGTGCAGTGGGACTCCATGGCCGCAGCGCCCTCGGGCGAGGTCAGGCCTCACTCGATCGGGACAGGATACGAGTCCTCGGGAGCCGCGTGGCACAAGGCGTGGGGCGAGGCCCATCGGGTTGCCCGGCGCATCGAGAAGCAGCAATGTGCCCGAGTTCAAAACGGTGAAGCTGACGCGTCGGAGTAGGTCGCAGACGGCCGATTGCGCCTGCTTTCGATGGGCACTCGCCAAGAAAGCTCGGCACGATCGGTGGGGGCGACCTTGTGGTGGCCCCGGGCGACCTGCCCAAGCCGGACCAGGACGCGCCGGAGACCGTGAGCCCCACCGGCCAGGCCACTGGTGCGGACCGAGCCGCGATGGCCTAGGCCGGCCCGTTCCTGACCACCGCCCAGGGCAACCGGCTCCACGACACGAACCACTCCCTCAAGGCCGGCTCCCGCGGCCCGGTGCTGCTGCAGGATCACCACCTGCGGGAGAAGATCACGCACTTCGACCATGAACGGATTCCCGAGCGGGTTGTCCACGCCCGGGGCGCGGCCGCGCACGGCGTCTTCCGCGCCTACGGCACCGCAGCAAAGATCACTAAGGCTGCGTTCCTGGCTGAGGACGTCGAGACGTCGGTGTTCGTGCGATTTTCGACAGTTCTGGGATCGAGGGGATCGGCCGACACGGTCCGCGACACCCGCGGCTTCGCCACGAAGTTCTACACGACGGAGGGCACCTTCGACCTGGTCGGCAACAACATCCCGGTGTTCTTCATCCAGGACGCCATCAAGTTCCCGGACGTCATCCACGCCGGCAAACCCCACCCCGACCGGGAGATCCCACAGGCCCAGAGTGCCCACGACACCTTCTGGGACTTCGTCACCCTGCATACCGAGGCCACCCACCACACGCTGTGGAACATGTCCGACCGCGGCATCCCCCGCTCGTTCAGGATGATGCAGGGATTCGGCGTCCACACCTTCCGCCTGGTCAACGCCGAGGGCAGCACCACCCTGGTGAAGTTCCACTGGAAGCCGCGGCTGGGTGTCCACTCCCTGGTCTGGGAGGAAGCCCAGATCACTAACGGCATGGACCCCGACTTCCACCGCCGTGACCTGGCCGACGCCATCGAAGCCGGCGCGTTCCCACAATGGGAGCTGGCCGTCCAGACCTTCCCGGACACCCCCGAGCAGACCTTCGAAGGCATCGACCTGCTCGATCCGACCAACATCGTTCCCGAGGAACGTGCACCCGTTCAGCCGATCGGACTGCTCACCCTCAACGCGAACCCGACGAACTTCTTCGCGGAAACGGAGCAGGTCGCTTTCCACCCGGGCCACCTGGTGCCCGGTATCGACGTCACGGACGACCCGCTGCTGGCCGGTCGCTTGTTCTCCTACCTCGACACCCAGATCACCCGGCTCGCCGGTCCGAACTTCGCCCAAATCCCGATCAACCGCACCCACGCCCCCGTCAACGACATGACGCGGGACGGCTTCCACCAGGACGCGGTCCACAGTGGCGTGGCGCCCTACCGGCCCAACTCCCTCGACGGCGGCTGCCCCTTCCTCGCCGGAGCAGACACCGGCGCCTACATCGAGGTACCCGTTGAAATCCCCGCAGCGAAGAAGGTCCGCGAAGCCCCCGCAAGCTTCGATGACCACTTCAGCCAGCCCCGTCGCTTCTGGCTCAGCATGTCCCCGGTGGAACGCGAGCACATCATCGCCGCCTACACCTTCGAGCTGGGCAAGTGCTACGAACAGGCGATCAAAGAGCGCGCTCTGCACGTCCTCGCCAACATCGACCCCGAACTCTGCGAAGGCGTCGCCACCGGCCTTGGACTACCGGCCCCCGAGGCCGACCGCCCTCTCGCCTCCGTCGACCCCAGCCCCGCACTTTCCCAGATCGGCCAGACCTGGCCGCTGGACGGACGCATCATCGGCGTCGTCGCCGACGACAGCAGCGACCTCGACGGCGTACGCGCCCTGCGCCGGGCCGTGCTCGACGCCGGCATGGTCCCCCTGGTCATCGCCCCCGCCGGCGGCAAACTGGACCCCGGCGGTGAGGCGATCACCGTGCAGCGCACCTTCGCCACCGCCCGCTCCATCGAGTTCGACGCCCTCATCCTTGCCGGAACCCCAGGGCCCGGAAAGGACGCCTATGGTGCGCGTGACGCCAAGGCCGGCGAGCCTGCCGAGGCGGAGCGGGCCGAGACCGATCCCCGGGTCCTGCTGATGCTCTCCGAGGCATACCGCCACGGCAAGGCGCTCGGCGGCTGGGCCGGCGCCGAGCGTGTTTTCCACGCCGCGGGAGTGCCGACGGCCGCCCCCGGAGTGGCCCTTGGGAGCGACGGCAGTGCCACCCTGAACCAGATCACCCAGCCACTACCGTCGACGCGCGGCCACAACATGAAGATCCACAACTGCGGATGGAGTATCAAGTGACCGACCTCAGAAGCAACCGACCGAAGCCAGCGTGGCCCGAGGGCCCCTCAGGCCGCCGTTAGCGCCGCCAGGGCTCGGTCCATCGCGGCGTTGAACTCTTCCGGCGTCAGCGGCAGCCGGGACTTGACGTCCCGACTCCACTGGTCGGCGAGGACCTCGGCGGAGCCCGCCTCGACACCGTCGAGCGCCGCGTCGGCCAGGTCCGACGGCGCGATCTTGTCCACGGGCCAGCCCGCGGCCATGTCGGTGTCGGCCAGGCCGAGGTGCACCGCCGTAACGAGCGTGCCCTGCTCGGCGAGCTCCAGGCGGACGCCGTTGGTCATGGCCCACGCGGCGGCCTTGGTCAGGTGGTAGGCGCCTGCGCCCTTGCCCCCGAACCACGACATGGCGGAGAGGACGTTGACGATCGCGCCCCCGCCGTTCCTGGCGAGCGCCGGCGCGAACTCCCGGATCATTCCCAGGTGGCCGAACACGTTGGTCTCCATCTCGTGCCGCACCGCGTCCAGCGAACCGGTCACCAGGTCGGTCCCCGTCTGGATCCCCGCGTTGTTGACGAGCAGTGAGACGTCCCGGGCTGCCTCGGCGGCGGCCTGCACGGATGCGGGATCGGCGATGTTGAGGGGCAGCACCTCGACCCCGGGCAGGTCCACGGACTCCGGTCGGCGGGCCGTCGCGTAGACCTTGCGGGCGCCCCGTTCGAGCAGGCGCTGGGCGAAGGCGCGGCCCAGGCCGCGATTGGCTCCGGTGACAAGGGCAACTGAGTTGTTGATATCCATGTCCGGTACGCTAAAACCTGACGTTAACGTCAAAGGCAAGTGCTGGTCGTCAGGACCGGGGTGAGAGGCATCACCATGACCGTCACGGAGACCGCGGCCGATCGGCTCGTCCGCATCGGCGAGGTGGCGCGGGCCGCCGGTGTCTCGACACGCGCCGTGCGCTACTACGAGCAGCAGGGGCTGCTCATCTCGGAGCGCAGCCCATCCGGCCAGCGCCTCTACAGGCAGGACGCCGTCACCCTGGTGCGCTTCTTCCAGCAGATGTTCGCCGCCGGCCTGACCAGCCGAAGGATCGCGGAACTCCTTCCGTGCTGGGACTCCGGGCACACCGACGCCGAGCAACGAGCCATGCTGCGCACCGAGCGCGACCGCATCCAGGCCAAGGTCGACGACCTGCAGGCCGCCCTGGACCGCCTCGACGAGGTCATCGCGATCACGGACACGCACCCGTAGGCGAGGTCGGTCGAACGGCGCACCAGCGATCTACGGCTGGAGTATTAGGTCATCCTCGGGTGGCGCCCTGCGGCCAGACCACGTGCACGGGGGTGCCGGTGCGCTCGGCGTAGGTGACTACGTCGGCGGTGCCCCCGTGGCCCCGCGCGGGCTTCCCGTCCCACACAGCGAGTAGCTGATCGGCCAGGCCGACCAGGATTTCGCTGCCGGCCATGTGCGCGGCGGAGTGCGCTGTGCGCCCAGGGAGCGCCGGGCCCGCCGGGTGAGGTTGAGGGCCTCGGTGGCGTTCTTTTTGTCCGCCTCGAACTGGGCGAGGGTGCCGAGCTGGTAGGCGGCCAGCAGCGGGTCGCCCGCCGAGCCGGCGGCCTTGATGGCGGAGCCGTACCAGGAGCGGGCGGAACCGTCGTCGCCCTTGTCCCAGGCCAGCCATCCGGCCAGGCTCGCCGCCTCACTGCCGACGGCCGCCGGCCGTCGCCGCTCGGCGTCGTCCGTCGCGTTGCGGGTGATGGACTGGATCAGCCGCAGGTGGGACTCCACGGTGTCGGACAGGTCCCGCGACGGTGTCGTGCCGTCGAGCCGGCGGTAGGCGCTGGTGCTCAGGCGCAGGGCGGCGGCCTGGCCGGCGGTGGTGTCCGAGGGGTCGGGGAGTGCGTCGAGTACGGGGGTCGCGGCCACTGCGGCCACCGCGCCCAGGAAAGTTCGTCGGTCCACGTCGGAGTCCGATCCGTTCACCGGTCCCCGGTGCCGTCCGTGTCCGTCTGCGAGTCCCACCAGGGACGGCGGGAATCCCAGATGTGCGGA is a genomic window of Streptomyces sp. Edi2 containing:
- a CDS encoding ATP-dependent Clp protease proteolytic subunit, translated to MLQPTARYVLPEFTERTAQGTRTMDPYSKLLGERIIFLGTPIDDTSANDVMAQFIHLEHAAPDQDISLYINSPGGSFTAMTAIYDTMHFVSCDVETVCLGQAASSAAVLLAAGTPGKRLALPGARVLIHQPSFSEPVEGQASDLQIQALEMLRTRDVLEEMLAKHTGQTRERIATDIERDKIFDAPAAQEYGLIDQITRNRKLSASRPVAR
- a CDS encoding SDR family oxidoreductase — its product is MDINNSVALVTGANRGLGRAFAQRLLERGARKVYATARRPESVDLPGVEVLPLNIADPASVQAAAEAARDVSLLVNNAGIQTGTDLVTGSLDAVRHEMETNVFGHLGMIREFAPALARNGGGAIVNVLSAMSWFGGKGAGAYHLTKAAAWAMTNGVRLELAEQGTLVTAVHLGLADTDMAAGWPVDKIAPSDLADAALDGVEAGSAEVLADQWSRDVKSRLPLTPEEFNAAMDRALAALTAA
- a CDS encoding MerR family transcriptional regulator; translated protein: MTVTETAADRLVRIGEVARAAGVSTRAVRYYEQQGLLISERSPSGQRLYRQDAVTLVRFFQQMFAAGLTSRRIAELLPCWDSGHTDAEQRAMLRTERDRIQAKVDDLQAALDRLDEVIAITDTHP